A single genomic interval of Helianthus annuus cultivar XRQ/B chromosome 13, HanXRQr2.0-SUNRISE, whole genome shotgun sequence harbors:
- the LOC110898796 gene encoding mitochondrial amidoxime reducing component 2-like isoform X6, which produces MVESAAAKVKSIFIYPIKSCRGISVSEAPLFSTGFRWDRQWVVVNSKRRACTQRVDPKLALVEVELPQDAFAVGWKPNKGSHLESEIASLLANGKVPIGVRSNTKIRNCTIDKNAKIGSDDQNKLVIRLHINYFRIEQAGDSYEDLLVLAAQTYQQILGKLLA; this is translated from the exons ATGgtagaatcagcagcagccaaaGTGAAATCAATCTTCATATATCCAATAAAATCATGCAGGGGCATCTCTGTCTCAGAAGCACCACTCTTTTCCACTG GGTTTAGATGGGATAGACAATGGGTTGTTGTGAATTCCAAACGTAGAGCTTGTACACAAAGAGTGGATCCAAAGTTGGCTTTAGTTGAAGTAGAGTTGCCTCAGGATGCATTTGCTGTTGGTTGGAAGCCAAACAAGGGGTCTCACTTAG AATCCGAGATTGCATCGTTGCTGGCTAATGGAAAGGTGCCAATCGGGGTCAGAAGTAACACAAAGATCAG AAACTGCACTATAGACAAGAATGCAAAGATTGGAAGTGATGATCAGAATAA GCTGGTAATACGTTTGCATATCAATTACTTCCGTATTGAACAGGCTGGAGATAGTTATGAAGATTTACTTGTATTAGCTGCTCAGACTTATCAACAAATTTTGGGAAAGTTGCTAGCTTAA
- the LOC110898796 gene encoding molybdenum cofactor sulfurase-like isoform X1 — MEPNSPSRVGCDTLFVFGSEEQADPVSCMFVDLISSLTLNTLANKNHCLVNKVMVESAAAKVKSIFIYPIKSCRGISVSEAPLFSTGFRWDRQWVVVNSKRRACTQRVDPKLALVEVELPQDAFAVGWKPNKGSHLESEIASLLANGKVPIGVRSNTKIRNCTIDKNAKIGSDDQNKLVIRLHINYFRIEQAGDSYEDLLVLAAQTYQQILGKLLA, encoded by the exons ATGGAACCAAATAGTCCAAGCCGTGTAGGCTG TGACACTCTTTTCGTTTTTGGGAGTGAAGAACAAGCAGATCCGGTATCCTGTATGTTCGTAGACCTCATATCATCCCT gaCATTGAACACTTTGGCAAACAAAAACCATTGTCTTGTCAACAAAGTGATGgtagaatcagcagcagccaaaGTGAAATCAATCTTCATATATCCAATAAAATCATGCAGGGGCATCTCTGTCTCAGAAGCACCACTCTTTTCCACTG GGTTTAGATGGGATAGACAATGGGTTGTTGTGAATTCCAAACGTAGAGCTTGTACACAAAGAGTGGATCCAAAGTTGGCTTTAGTTGAAGTAGAGTTGCCTCAGGATGCATTTGCTGTTGGTTGGAAGCCAAACAAGGGGTCTCACTTAG AATCCGAGATTGCATCGTTGCTGGCTAATGGAAAGGTGCCAATCGGGGTCAGAAGTAACACAAAGATCAG AAACTGCACTATAGACAAGAATGCAAAGATTGGAAGTGATGATCAGAATAA GCTGGTAATACGTTTGCATATCAATTACTTCCGTATTGAACAGGCTGGAGATAGTTATGAAGATTTACTTGTATTAGCTGCTCAGACTTATCAACAAATTTTGGGAAAGTTGCTAGCTTAA
- the LOC110898796 gene encoding molybdenum cofactor sulfurase-like isoform X5, producing the protein MEPNSPSRVGCDTLFVFGSEEQADPVSCMFVDLISSLTLNTLANKNHCLVNKVMVESAAAKVKSIFIYPIKSCRGISVSEAPLFSTGFRWDRQWVVVNSKRRACTQRVDPKLALVEVELPQDAFAVGWKPNKGSHLESEIASLLANGKVPIGVRSNTKIRNCTIDKNAKIGSDDQNKLEIVMKIYLY; encoded by the exons ATGGAACCAAATAGTCCAAGCCGTGTAGGCTG TGACACTCTTTTCGTTTTTGGGAGTGAAGAACAAGCAGATCCGGTATCCTGTATGTTCGTAGACCTCATATCATCCCT gaCATTGAACACTTTGGCAAACAAAAACCATTGTCTTGTCAACAAAGTGATGgtagaatcagcagcagccaaaGTGAAATCAATCTTCATATATCCAATAAAATCATGCAGGGGCATCTCTGTCTCAGAAGCACCACTCTTTTCCACTG GGTTTAGATGGGATAGACAATGGGTTGTTGTGAATTCCAAACGTAGAGCTTGTACACAAAGAGTGGATCCAAAGTTGGCTTTAGTTGAAGTAGAGTTGCCTCAGGATGCATTTGCTGTTGGTTGGAAGCCAAACAAGGGGTCTCACTTAG AATCCGAGATTGCATCGTTGCTGGCTAATGGAAAGGTGCCAATCGGGGTCAGAAGTAACACAAAGATCAG AAACTGCACTATAGACAAGAATGCAAAGATTGGAAGTGATGATCAGAATAA GCTGGAGATAGTTATGAAGATTTACTTGTATTAG
- the LOC110898796 gene encoding mitochondrial amidoxime reducing component 2-like isoform X3, with the protein MEPNSPSRVGCDTLFVFGSEEQADPVSCMFVDLISSLTLNTLANKNHCLVNKVMVESAAAKVKSIFIYPIKSCRGISVSEAPLFSTGFRWDRQWVVVNSKRRACTQRVDPKLALVEVELPQDAFAVGWKPNKGSHLESEIASLLANGKVPIGVRSNTKIRNCTIDKNAKIGSDDQNKYAGNTFAYQLLPY; encoded by the exons ATGGAACCAAATAGTCCAAGCCGTGTAGGCTG TGACACTCTTTTCGTTTTTGGGAGTGAAGAACAAGCAGATCCGGTATCCTGTATGTTCGTAGACCTCATATCATCCCT gaCATTGAACACTTTGGCAAACAAAAACCATTGTCTTGTCAACAAAGTGATGgtagaatcagcagcagccaaaGTGAAATCAATCTTCATATATCCAATAAAATCATGCAGGGGCATCTCTGTCTCAGAAGCACCACTCTTTTCCACTG GGTTTAGATGGGATAGACAATGGGTTGTTGTGAATTCCAAACGTAGAGCTTGTACACAAAGAGTGGATCCAAAGTTGGCTTTAGTTGAAGTAGAGTTGCCTCAGGATGCATTTGCTGTTGGTTGGAAGCCAAACAAGGGGTCTCACTTAG AATCCGAGATTGCATCGTTGCTGGCTAATGGAAAGGTGCCAATCGGGGTCAGAAGTAACACAAAGATCAG AAACTGCACTATAGACAAGAATGCAAAGATTGGAAGTGATGATCAGAATAAGTAT GCTGGTAATACGTTTGCATATCAATTACTTCCGTATTGA
- the LOC110898796 gene encoding molybdenum cofactor sulfurase-like isoform X4 produces MFVDLISSLTLNTLANKNHCLVNKVMVESAAAKVKSIFIYPIKSCRGISVSEAPLFSTGFRWDRQWVVVNSKRRACTQRVDPKLALVEVELPQDAFAVGWKPNKGSHLESEIASLLANGKVPIGVRSNTKIRNCTIDKNAKIGSDDQNKLVIRLHINYFRIEQAGDSYEDLLVLAAQTYQQILGKLLA; encoded by the exons ATGTTCGTAGACCTCATATCATCCCT gaCATTGAACACTTTGGCAAACAAAAACCATTGTCTTGTCAACAAAGTGATGgtagaatcagcagcagccaaaGTGAAATCAATCTTCATATATCCAATAAAATCATGCAGGGGCATCTCTGTCTCAGAAGCACCACTCTTTTCCACTG GGTTTAGATGGGATAGACAATGGGTTGTTGTGAATTCCAAACGTAGAGCTTGTACACAAAGAGTGGATCCAAAGTTGGCTTTAGTTGAAGTAGAGTTGCCTCAGGATGCATTTGCTGTTGGTTGGAAGCCAAACAAGGGGTCTCACTTAG AATCCGAGATTGCATCGTTGCTGGCTAATGGAAAGGTGCCAATCGGGGTCAGAAGTAACACAAAGATCAG AAACTGCACTATAGACAAGAATGCAAAGATTGGAAGTGATGATCAGAATAA GCTGGTAATACGTTTGCATATCAATTACTTCCGTATTGAACAGGCTGGAGATAGTTATGAAGATTTACTTGTATTAGCTGCTCAGACTTATCAACAAATTTTGGGAAAGTTGCTAGCTTAA
- the LOC110898796 gene encoding mitochondrial amidoxime-reducing component 1-like isoform X2 has protein sequence MEPNSPSRVGCDTLFVFGSEEQADPVSCMFVDLISSLTLNTLANKNHCLVNKVMVESAAAKVKSIFIYPIKSCRGISVSEAPLFSTGFRWDRQWVVVNSKRRACTQRVDPKLALVEVELPQDAFAVGWKPNKGSHLESEIASLLANGKVPIGVRSNTKIRNCTIDKNAKIGSDDQNKYAGDSYEDLLVLAAQTYQQILGKLLA, from the exons ATGGAACCAAATAGTCCAAGCCGTGTAGGCTG TGACACTCTTTTCGTTTTTGGGAGTGAAGAACAAGCAGATCCGGTATCCTGTATGTTCGTAGACCTCATATCATCCCT gaCATTGAACACTTTGGCAAACAAAAACCATTGTCTTGTCAACAAAGTGATGgtagaatcagcagcagccaaaGTGAAATCAATCTTCATATATCCAATAAAATCATGCAGGGGCATCTCTGTCTCAGAAGCACCACTCTTTTCCACTG GGTTTAGATGGGATAGACAATGGGTTGTTGTGAATTCCAAACGTAGAGCTTGTACACAAAGAGTGGATCCAAAGTTGGCTTTAGTTGAAGTAGAGTTGCCTCAGGATGCATTTGCTGTTGGTTGGAAGCCAAACAAGGGGTCTCACTTAG AATCCGAGATTGCATCGTTGCTGGCTAATGGAAAGGTGCCAATCGGGGTCAGAAGTAACACAAAGATCAG AAACTGCACTATAGACAAGAATGCAAAGATTGGAAGTGATGATCAGAATAAGTAT GCTGGAGATAGTTATGAAGATTTACTTGTATTAGCTGCTCAGACTTATCAACAAATTTTGGGAAAGTTGCTAGCTTAA